A genomic region of Bombus pyrosoma isolate SC7728 linkage group LG6, ASM1482585v1, whole genome shotgun sequence contains the following coding sequences:
- the LOC122568828 gene encoding CDP-diacylglycerol--inositol 3-phosphatidyltransferase — protein MTESENIFLFVPNIIGYGRVILAIISFYFMRTNYVIASWCYIISALLDAVDGHAARYFNQSTKFGGMLDQLTDRVGTMCLLATLCMFYPSYSFWFQLSMAIDISCHWIYLHTSLLQGKTSHKFIDMSENAIMSVYYTNRIVLFIMCAGNEAYYAALYLLYFTEGPTFLGISLFRLVMYLSAPIAFVKTCISLLHGYVACINLSIIDLKERQERLKVN, from the exons GCTATGGCAGAGTGATTTTGGCTatcatatctttttattttatgagaaCTAATTATGTTATTGCATCATGGTGTTACATTATTAGTGCACTATTAGATGCAGTGGATGGTCATGCAGCAAGATATTTCAATCAAAGTACCAAATTTGGTGGTATGTTAGATCAGTTAACTGATCGTGTTGGTACCATGTGTCTTTTAGCTACATTGTGTATGTTTTATCCATCATACTCATTCTGGTTTCAATTAAGCATGGCCATTGACATTAGTTGCCATTGGATATATTTGCATAC atcACTTTTGCAAGGAAAAACAAgtcataaatttattgatatgTCTGAAAATGCGATTATGAGTGTGTATTATACAAATCGTATAGTCCTATTTATTATGTGTGCTGGTAATGAAGCCTATTATGCTGCGCTATATCTCCTTTACTTTACAGAAGGACCTACTT TTCTTGGTATAAGTTTATTTAGATTGGTAATGTATCTTTCTGCACCAATAGCATTTGTTAAAACCTGTATCTCATTGTTACATGGATACGTAGCCTGTATTAATTTAAGCATTATTGATCTGAAGGAAAGACAAGAGCGTTTAAAAGTGAATTAA
- the LOC122568762 gene encoding leucine-rich repeat-containing protein 47-like encodes MTLDNSWHMIKTAATENKHELVLSGSAISELIQKRGFDNSLFNLQHLNYLNITLTCLQEVPEEIGKLQNLTTLVLHSNEISKIPNTIEKLGKLKVLDCSRNKLTSLPNEISKLPQLTTMNFSSNLLRSLPTQIGNIKLTILNLSNNQFEVFPDVCYPELIHLTEIYVNGNQIKEIPVTINQLASLKIINVADNLISVIPGEIADCNKLKELYLKGNTLTDKRLSKLVDQCHNKQIIEYVKLHCPRQDGSVALNAKSKKGKKVQKLSETANNANIMEILTHKLKVLKVTNDTPLIKITKYVKNIRPYIAACIVRNISFTEDTFKKFIQLQTKLHDGICERRNAATIATHDLKLIIPGDLMYTAKPPNELEIKPLMRNKVYTGSALFQQLQTEADNLRKEKKRNVYSGIHKYLYLLEGKPMFPCLLDASEQVISFPPITNSDITKMSINTQAMLIEVTSALSYQICRNVLDQFLKELITLGLGCLSEQENASNYNKLFVEQVKVVDMEGNMKLLYPSRTDLNFAEKFITVLRE; translated from the exons ATGACACTCGATAATTCGTGGCATATGATCAAAACTGCCGCTACAGAGAATAAACATGAATTAGTGTTGTCAGGTTCGGCAATTTCTGAATTGATTCAAAAAAGAGGATTTGATAACTCTTTGTTTAACCTACAAcacttaaattatttgaatatcacGCTGACGTGTTTACAAGAAGTGCCAGAAGAAATAGGAAAGTTACAAAACCTGACAACTCTAGTATTGCATTCGAACGAGATATCAAAGATACCTAATACAATCGagaaattaggaaaattaaaagttctCGATTGCTCTAGGAATAAATTGACATCTTTGCCGAATGAAATCAGTAAACTTCCGCAATTAACAACTATGAACTTCAGTTCGAATCTTCTGAGATCCTTACCTACgcaaattggaaatattaagTTAACTATATTGAATCTTTCGAACAATCAGTTTGAAGTCTTTCCTGATGTATGCTATCCAGAATTGATTCATCTCACTGAAATCTATGTTAATGgaaatcaaataaaagaaattcctgTAACTATAAATCAACTTGCATctttaaagataataaatgttGCGGACAATTTGATATCAG TCATTCCGGGTGAAATAGCTGACTGTAATAAGTTAAAAGAACtttatttaaaaggaaatacATTGACAGACAAAAGATTATCAAAGTTAGTTGACCAGTGCCATAATAagcaaataatagaatatGTCAAGTTACATTGCCCTAGACAAGATGGTTCTGTTGCTTTGAATGCCAAAtcaaagaaagggaagaaagtacaaaaattatcAGAAACTGCAAATAATGCTAAcataatggaaattttaacacataaattgaaagtattaaaagtaacaaatgATACACCATTAATTAAGATTAcaaaatatgtgaaaaatattagacCCTATATCGCAGCTTGtattgttagaaatataaGCTTCACAGAGGATACTTTCAAGAAATTTATCCAACTTCAAACTAAGTTACATGATGGTATatgtgaaagaagaaacgcaGCTACTATTGCTACAcatgatttaaaattaattatcccTG GAGACTTGATGTACACAGCAAAACCACCAAATGAATTAGAAATCAAGCCACTAATGCGTAATAAAGTTTACACTGGTTCTGCATTGTTTCAACAGTTACAAACTGAAGCtgataatttaagaaaagaaaagaaacgcaaTGTATATTCTGGCATTCACAAGTATCTATATCTATTAGAAGGTAAACCTATGTTTCCCTGTTTGTTAGATGCTTCAGAACAAGTTATATCGTTCCCACCAATAACAAATAgcgatattacaaaaatgtcaATAAATACTCAAGCAATGTTAATAGAAGTAACCAGTGCTTTATCATATCAGATTTGCAg aAATGTATTAGATCAGTTTTTAAAGGAACTAATCACCCTTGGCTTGGGATGTCTCTCAGAACAAGAAAATGCTTCaaactataataaattattcgtagaACAAGTAAAAGTGGTAGATATGGAAGGTAATATGAAACTGCTATATCCTTCAAGAACAGATCTCAATTTTGCAGAAAAGTTCATAACTGTATTgcgtgaataa